GATTGTGTTCATATTGTAATGGAACTTTGTGCTGGTGGTGAGCTTTTTGATAGAATTATAGCTCAAGGTCATTATTCTGAAAGAGCTGCAGCTGCTATTTGTAGACAAGTGGTGAATGTGgttcaaaatttccattttatggGAGTTATGCATCGCGATCTTAAGCCCGAAAACTTCTTGCTTTCGACCAAAGACGAGGATGCTATGTTGAAAGCAACCGATTTCGGTTTGTCTGTCTTTATCGAACAAGGTTAGATGTCGAACCTTTCGAATCATATTGTTGATTGGTAGAGTTTTCGTGCTCGTGTACTAACCCTTTTGAAATCACAGGGAAGCAATATCGGGATATTGTAGGTAGTGCTTATTACATAGCACCCGAAGTTCTTCGGCGCAGTTACGGGAAGGAGATCGATATATGGAGTGCTGGTGTTATCTTGTATATTCTACTCTGTGGTGTTCCTCCGTTTTGGGCTGGTAAATAGACATTTTGCTCGTTTTACATGTTGTTTCCAACTCTGTTTATGTCCTGTAATGTTTAGATGTTCTGTTCGGATTGTATTGTAGAAACTGAGAAAGGTATATTTGATGCTATTCTTGAGGGTGAACTTAGTTTCGAAAACGACCCATGGCCTTCGATTTCCGAAAGTGCCAAAGATTTAGTGAGGAAGATGTTGACGATGGACCCGAATGAGCGGCTTACGGCTGCGCAAGTTCTCGGTTTGTTATCTTTTCGATATTCGGTTATCGTTCCCGGATTTTGATTGTTGTGCTTTTGATTGATGTATAATGTTGGTATGGTTAGAACATCCTTGGCTGAGAGAAGGCGGAGAGGCATCGGACAAGCCGATAGATTCCGCTGTTCTATCGAGATTGAAGCAATTCAGAGCAATGAATCAGCTTAAAAAGCTTGCATTGAAGGTAACACTTTCTAACCGGATCAAACAAGTCTCAATTTTGCATTAAACGGGCGTCAATTGGTGCTGTGTACTCGTTTTCGTGTTCTTCAGGTCATTGCAGAAAATTTGTCCGCAGAAGAGATTCAAGGTCTTAAAGCAATGTTCAAAAACATTGACACGGATGAGAGTGGCTCAATCACTTACGAAGAACTAAAAGAAGGTTTGGCTCGTCTCGGATCGAAGCTCACCGAAGCTGAAGTCAAGCAATTAATGGAAGCTGTAAGTACTTTTATCTACCTACTCGATTTTTACCGTCGCTCGGTTTGCTTAATGTTCGATTGCAGGCTGATGTGGATGGAAACGGAACGATAGACTATATCGAGTTTATCTCAGCTACAATGCATAGGTACAGACTCGAAAGAGACGAAGACCTGTACAAAGCGTTCCAGTATTTTGATAAAGATAACAGTGGGTGAGTTCCGAAATACGATAAATTATCTGCAATTACTTGGTATGATTCTttgttcatatatgtatatatatatgtgtatgcagGTTCATTACGATGGACGAACTGGAGGCTGCTATGAAGGATTACAGAATGGGTGATGAAGCTAGCATCAAGCAAATAATCTCCGAGGTGGATACCGATAACGTAAGCTTCGCTTTTGAATCAAACTCGGAAACTTCTTCTATATTACATTACCGGTACTAATGCCGTTTTAAATCAAACAGGACGGAAAGATCAACTACGACGAGTTTTGCGCTATGATGAGAGGTGGAGCACCACAAACCGCAAAGCTTTTTTAGATGCCTTCTGCGGTTCCGTTCCAGTTGCTGAAGGTTGAACTAACCTAATTAACAGTTCCGGGATTCTTTTCGCCGAGAAAACAAGGATTTGGATTCGAGATTTGTTGGACAACGACAAGGCATTATTGTTTGTGTATATCTATTTTATCTATCATTTTCCAAGTTCTTTTTATTGATTATCTTCTGTTGCCTTCTCCCATTACTCTTCAAAGTGTTTCAATATTATTGTTGTTTAAATCTTGCCTTACTCTTTGCTTATTACGATTTTCTTCACTGGCTTAAGCATCGGAGTACGTTCGGGAAATTTAGTTTCAGCTTTGGATAATCCTTTTCGAGACGACGCTAGAAGCTAGAAAATTCCTTTAGAGAGTTAGAGAGATAATCATAAGTGGTTGTACGATCACATTACTCATTTACCATGCATAAATACGTAACACCTAAAACTTGATTATAACATACGATCAACAGTACTCGGATTATGTCGGACCCAAAGATTATGTACCATTTTCCTACGGCGGGTTGTGTTTCGATCGCCAGTACTTCTCGATCTCCTCCGCTGTCCTTCCAGGGATTCTCCCAGCAATTAAAGACCACCTGATCCATGCAAACACACATCAAAACAGTACTACAAAACAaccacatacatacatacatacatacacacaaaACAAGAGAGTGTAATAACCTTTGTCCAACTAAATTAAACATTCTTGCAATAAGCATCTCTTCATCCTCAGAGAATCTCACTTTCGTCTTATCTGCAACACCATAAAAATGATTCAGCCAAGAGACTTTtgtaaaaaagaatataaaataaatatggaacCTTTGAGTTTCGAGTCATGACTGGTACACCCATTACTCGAACCATGACCATCAAAGTCTCccataatttcttttttcctaCACAACAAGAAGTCAAGAACAGAGCTAGTCTGGTTGTAACCATGCACGGTGGTGATGATGGTGATGGTGTGTGTACTgatgatatttatttgataaaaaattcaaacaagaCTGTTAGTTCAACATCAAGCTGGTTTTGGAATTTTGCGTCTAATTGATGATTACAGAATAAACAAAGTTCATTGCTTTGTTGATATGTTTTGTCTCTTACAAGATCATCAAatctttttttcattattactGGCCGAAAGCTGTCACATTTTATTTGAAGAAAACGACAGACCTGCTTCACACGTGTTTAGATTTTGTTTTCTTGTCATTGTTGCCATCTGCAATTTGAAGCATCTATATTAATGATTTGACAaattaatgggtaaattatatttaaggccactaaattattaataaatttatgttttgaccattcaatttcacaaaattataaaatgatccctaaattaaatcattaggctattaatttttattttttttaaaaaaaattaactagtGAGCTCCAAGTGACGAATTAACAATCATTACAATGGATCATTATCCATCGGCAAGTAGAATAATATCTTTAAATTTAAGTCGATTTGATGATCAGTGtcggaaataaaaaaaactatttggaTTTTAGTTTGCAGATTGTAACGttcaaaattgtttcataaaaggaaaaactaaattgtGGACaaaagggaatgtgagctaaggaaaaactaaattgtGGACAAAAGGGAATGTGAGCTTTGattggtaaaatttttgaatagttcaatgatcattttataactttttgaaatttgaaaaattgagtgattaaaatgtGAACTTATTAAGAATTTAGTGACTTTACGTGTAATTTGCCCTAAATTCTTAAAAGACATCCTTCATCCCTATGAAAAGTAACTTATTATCACGCACCCCACAGCGACTCGAACGCAAGATGTGGGCTCTAAGACCAATACCCATAACCAATAAATTAAGCATAGGAGATGTTATATACACATAAGCATGGATTAGCCTATGAATAGTGTAGATTCTGAAATTTTCTGACTGTAGCGTTGTCGTACTATAATGTTATATATTCATAGACAAAAATTAGCCTATGAATGGCGTTGATTGCAAGGATCGAGACACCCGTCGAACTACATATTATCATTGTCGAAACCCGTTTTTTGAATCgactttttataaaaaaaacgaaatgaaaatgaaaaacgaGAGTCACAattaatccttttttatgaggtgtgatcgaatCACCTCGTAAATTAATTgctttaataaacggtttgatttatcaaaacaaagatttttggtctacaaagtTCAAGAAACgagttcgagagtcggttacgcacgagaaaGGGTTGGCActcttgtaacgcccaaaattggtacctagttgattaattaatgtcttagtgccgaaaattaaaaattcgaaAAGGGTTTAAAAATAAGATCTCTTCTTGTATCGATGTACTTTCTAGTCAAATCTTTTGAATAAACATGTAAAATGACATCTTATCTTTGagtaacaaaatgtcatatctcgTAAATTAGGATACGACATCCTGAATCTTCAAAAATAAGCttaccctttattttattatcaaatctcatgcattttaattttgaaaagatattCGGTCATTTAGATTTAacaagaaaatcgaaaccccatAAGTTAAGAAACGACTTTTCGAGTCTCCAAATACGAAATATTGcctattttcacattttcattttttgagtaataACAAACGTAATATTTAAAACGATGGGTACTTATCTTATATTGTATGGGGTAGTGATGATgaataatgtaattttagataaacataaaaataaataaacataacatgaggatatcaaaataaatgataaggtaacataaaataaaataaaataataatggcgGTAATA
This genomic stretch from Gossypium raimondii isolate GPD5lz chromosome 6, ASM2569854v1, whole genome shotgun sequence harbors:
- the LOC105773165 gene encoding calcium-dependent protein kinase 21; translation: MGCCSSKNRLTGCSSYKSGKHSTPVQDQKVVVVSQTQVPQAKQRHHNNHQQPPSANKTSQVKVKDTVLGKPLEDIRQYYTLGDELGRGQFGVIYLCTENSTGHTYACKSILKRKLTSLQDKEDIKKEVQIMQHLSGQPNIVEFKGAYEDKDCVHIVMELCAGGELFDRIIAQGHYSERAAAAICRQVVNVVQNFHFMGVMHRDLKPENFLLSTKDEDAMLKATDFGLSVFIEQGKQYRDIVGSAYYIAPEVLRRSYGKEIDIWSAGVILYILLCGVPPFWAETEKGIFDAILEGELSFENDPWPSISESAKDLVRKMLTMDPNERLTAAQVLEHPWLREGGEASDKPIDSAVLSRLKQFRAMNQLKKLALKVIAENLSAEEIQGLKAMFKNIDTDESGSITYEELKEGLARLGSKLTEAEVKQLMEAADVDGNGTIDYIEFISATMHRYRLERDEDLYKAFQYFDKDNSGFITMDELEAAMKDYRMGDEASIKQIISEVDTDNDGKINYDEFCAMMRGGAPQTAKLF